The nucleotide sequence CCGAGGAAAACCCATGAATATCTGGTCTACTCTGGTCACCCGGTTTGACGCACTGAACCGACGTGAACAGTGGCTGGTGGCTGTGACGGGCTGGCTGATGCTGGTACTGGTCGGTTATCAATTGTTACTGGAACCCATACAGCAATCACTGACATCCCTGACAAGGCAGCAGCAGTCGGTGCAAGCCAGCCTGATCAAAAATGACGGGGATCTGGTCCGGATCCGGCGACAGCTCAGCAGCGATCCCGATCAGGTGCTGGATGAAAAAATCCGCCAGCTGCAAGGCAGTAACGCCCGGCTGGATAATGAGCTTCAAGAGCGTGTTGCCAGTCTGGTCACACCGGTCCAGATGGCTGCGTTGATGGAGCAGGTGCTGCAGCACTCCCAGCGTCTGAAGCTGGTGTCGCTGGAATCACTGCCGCCGGCACAACTGATCAACGGTGAGGATGCCGGTTATTACATTCATCCCGTCCGGCTGACACTGCGGGGCCGTTATTTTGATTTGGTTGATTACCTGCAGCAGCTGGAAGCGTTGCCGGTGAAATACTATTGGCGAAGTCTGGATTATCAGGTAGACAAATACCCGCTTTCGGATATACAACTAGATGTCTATACGTTGGGTGAAAGTAAGGACTTTATCGGTGGTTAAACAATTTTTATCTTTGTTGCTGTTGGTCTTGTTCAGTACTGCCTCCCTGGC is from Photobacterium sp. TLY01 and encodes:
- the gspM gene encoding type II secretion system protein GspM; this encodes MNIWSTLVTRFDALNRREQWLVAVTGWLMLVLVGYQLLLEPIQQSLTSLTRQQQSVQASLIKNDGDLVRIRRQLSSDPDQVLDEKIRQLQGSNARLDNELQERVASLVTPVQMAALMEQVLQHSQRLKLVSLESLPPAQLINGEDAGYYIHPVRLTLRGRYFDLVDYLQQLEALPVKYYWRSLDYQVDKYPLSDIQLDVYTLGESKDFIGG